The sequence AACGGCAATACAGTTTCTCTATCAGATTTCAAAGGCAAGACAGTCGTTTTGTATTTCTATCCCAAAGACGATACCCCCGGATGCACCAAACAAGCCTGTAGTTTCCGAGATGCTCAACCTCAGTATCAAAGCAAAGATATTGCAGTTTTTGGTGTAAGTGCAGATGACGAAGCTTCTCACCAAGCTTTTACCCAAAAATACAACTTGAATTTCCCCTTACTAGTTGACACCGAAAAAAGTTTGATCGCAGCTTACGATGTTGATGGTGGTGGATATGCGAAGCGCGTTACCTACGTTATTGATAGTGATGGGAAGATTAGCAATGTTGACGAGAGCGTCAATACTACTACTCATGCTGAAGATGTTTTAAAATCCTTGGGATTATAGTTTTAAATTGAAAAAATGGGTTTGCTGCAAAATATGAGATGATGCTTTCACATTGTTATAGATGTAGCACTGCATCTCATAGAAATATGGATTTCAATACTACTCGGTTAAAGAATTAAACCCTATCTTTAGAGGGAGCATCCCAATGGCGGCAAAAAGCCCGCAGACTAAAAGCCTGGGGCTAATACTACCAAGCCCACCTTTGTGGGCTACTGGATTCTTAGCCCACGAAGGTGGGCTTGGTTTATGTAGCCGCACCCTTGCAGCGTGTCGGGTAAAATGTTTGTTCAAAATCGGGATGCTCCCTCTTTATATCTCCCAAACCCCTTTAAAAAGGGGAGCCACTGCGTTGCCCACAGGAAGTGCGGCTCGGTTCCCTCGGTTGTAGCAAGTGGCGTGGCTTTTATTGCCTCCTTTTAAAGCAGGGTTAGGGAGGATATACTCTTAACCGAGCAGTATTGATATGGATTTTATTTTGACTGCAAAATGTAGGTAAATATGATTCATCGTTTAATTGAGTAAAGTCAAAAAAAATGTAGAGACGCTATACATATAACGTCTCTACAAAAATAAAAAAATCGCTAATTTTTTTGACTTTTAATTGCCAGAAGCAGGTGTAGCTTGTGCCGGTGTATAAACTGGGAATACAAAATCAAACTGATTGTTTGCTGGTTGCTGCTGTTGACGTTGTTGCAGCAATTTTTGCTGTCTTTCACGAAATGAGCCTGCTGCGGAATTAATTTGCTGACGATTTTGAGAAGAAAATCCTTGCCAGTCTAAAGTACCAAGCTGCGAGCGATGAATCAAACTCATGGGGTCGAAATTACCACTTTCAGTTCCGTATAAAGAACCTGAGTCGCCCCGTTTTGTATCTAAAACATCGTTCTGATAGCTGGATGGTACGTTAACATTTTCATTCTGTTGAGCCAAGCTTGCTGAAGGCGCAATTATCAAAGCAATGCCAAGTCCAGTAAAGCTTGTAGCCACTAATTTACTTAATCGTGAAATCGATATTTTCATCAATTTTTCCCCTTTTGTGATTTCAATGAATGCTTCTATTTTACGCAAGAGTACGGCGTAGGCGGGGTTGAATGCTTAATAATGCTACAATAGCGAAGCCTAATAAAACCAGTATTGCACCACCAAAAGTGACATCACCCCAAAAAGCCTGCATAACTACACTATTTAATCCCCAACTTTGATGAGTATATAAATAGCGGATTGGTTCAATTGCATAGCTTAAAGGATTCAGGGCTGCTACAACCTGCAACCATTGAGGCATGAATGATAGGGGAGCCAAAGCCGTACTAGCAAATAATAGCGGTAAGTTAGTTACGAAAATGACAGCTATTAATTCAATATGTCCTGGCAAAGAAAAGGCTAAACCTAATGAAAGAGCCGTTACACCTAAAGCCAGTAGAAAGACTATTAAAGCAATGCTAACTAAACCTGCGGCACCGGGAATGCCAGCACCTAAAAACGATGCAGCACCTACAATTACGGCTGCTTGTAACAAAGTTTGACTGACAATAAATATTGCTGAAGCAAATACAATAGAAAAGCGCGATGCTAAAGGAGCAACTAGTAACCGATTCAAAAAGCCAAATTCTCTGTCAAACATTACGGGTAAACCAGCATTCAGCGCTCCAGCGAATGCTGTAAATACTATTATTCCAGCAGTTAAAAATTGACCGTAATTTGTAGTATTGCCGAAAATTCCTTTTGGTGCATTTTGAAACAGCGCGCCAAATAATACTAGCCACATTACCGGTTGAATAATGCTAGCTACTAAAGTCGAAGGGCGACGCTGCAACTGAATAAATAGACGACGAGTCAATGCTAAGGTTTCTTGAACTAACTCGCCAAAAGCACTTTGATTAGCATCGCTATATAGTTGTGGCGATGCAATTTGCTCTAATTTAATATCCGACTTGGAAGAAAAAACAGTACCACTCATGATAATTTGAGATTTTAGATTGTGGATTTTAGATTAAAAATTA comes from Rivularia sp. PCC 7116 and encodes:
- a CDS encoding peroxiredoxin; amino-acid sequence: MPLPVGTQAPSFTAKDTNGNTVSLSDFKGKTVVLYFYPKDDTPGCTKQACSFRDAQPQYQSKDIAVFGVSADDEASHQAFTQKYNLNFPLLVDTEKSLIAAYDVDGGGYAKRVTYVIDSDGKISNVDESVNTTTHAEDVLKSLGL
- a CDS encoding ABC transporter permease, which translates into the protein MSGTVFSSKSDIKLEQIASPQLYSDANQSAFGELVQETLALTRRLFIQLQRRPSTLVASIIQPVMWLVLFGALFQNAPKGIFGNTTNYGQFLTAGIIVFTAFAGALNAGLPVMFDREFGFLNRLLVAPLASRFSIVFASAIFIVSQTLLQAAVIVGAASFLGAGIPGAAGLVSIALIVFLLALGVTALSLGLAFSLPGHIELIAVIFVTNLPLLFASTALAPLSFMPQWLQVVAALNPLSYAIEPIRYLYTHQSWGLNSVVMQAFWGDVTFGGAILVLLGFAIVALLSIQPRLRRTLA